In Zingiber officinale cultivar Zhangliang chromosome 11B, Zo_v1.1, whole genome shotgun sequence, a single window of DNA contains:
- the LOC122034513 gene encoding protein LURP-one-related 10-like, with protein MADGKKTANHVSPAELVAARQFTVPYAVNLTLATTGGLFTPNDLYKVKDTNGDVVFMVKGVSFSSRRLLLDAAGKNPLLTMKPKASSWHEAWRVYRGDSTSPNDLLFSVRKPKVFQWKDNFDVFLAANTDEASPGDFKIISRSKKCTICIGQTDEIIAQMHRETAFFARDKLEITVNPNQDFAFIVSLIVILEEIKASRRRSSGSASAGGAAASASAGV; from the exons ATGGCGGATGGGAAGAAGACGGCGAATCATGTTTCGCCTGCCGAGCTAGTGGCCGCCCGGCAGTTCACCGTCCCGTACGCCGTCAATTTAACGCTCGCCACCACTGGGGGTTTGTTCACCCCGAACGACCTTTACAAGGTCAAGGACACCAACGGAGACGTGGTGTTCATGGTGAAGGGCGTCTCCTTCAGcagccgccgcctcctcctcgaCGCCGCCGGCAAAAACCCTCTTCTAACCATGAAACCGAAA GCATCTAGTTGGCACGAAGCATGGAGAGTATACAGAGGAGACAGCACCAGCCCGAACGACTTGCTGTTCAGCGTGCGAAAGCCCAAGGTATTCCAGTGGAAGGACAACTTTGATGTGTTCTTGGCCGCCAACACGGACGAAGCTTCCCCCGGTGACTTTAAGATAATTTCACGAAGCAAGAAATGCACCATTTGTATTGGCCAAACCGATGAAATCATAGCCCAA ATGCATCGCGAGACTGCATTTTTTGCCAGGGACAAATTAGAGATAACAGTGAATCCGAACCAGGATTTCGCCTTCATCGTGTCGTTGATAGTCATCCTTGAAGAGATCAAGGCAAGTCGTCGTCGATCAAGTGGTAGTGCTAGTGCTGGTGGTGCTGCTGCTAGTGCTAGTGCTGGTGTCTGA